The DNA region ATTATAGAACCTATCTCGAATTCCTGCGCGTGCTGTGTTGAGCCCCAGAGGTGCGCTGGCGGTGTTGCGGCTCGCTCATTGGAATGACCCAACCACGCTCGCCGCGCCTGGCGCTCGAGCCACGAGCGCCAGGCACAGCTCACGGGGGAATTTGAGATAGGTTCTGATGGAGATGTGGCCTATAGAGCATTCATTGAACACTGCAGCGTGAGTGCGGAATCCAGACGTCTTAGAAAAGCACTGTTGATCCGAGCAGTCGGCAAAGGGGCGGCGTTATGCGCATCAGGATATCGTGGGCAAGTGGGCAGGTGGTCGCACGCTTGAAGGAATCGGTCGTGACCAGGCGTCTGCTTCACACTTTGCCCTATCGTTCGCAGGCCCGGCTTTGGGGGGATGAGGTGTATTTCAAACTGCCCTTGTCAATGGAGGATGACACCGAAACAACCGACGTCGTCGAACCCGGCACCGTCTGCTACTGGACGAGTGGCGGCTCCCTGGCCATTCCCTTCGGACCAACGCCGGCCTCACGCTCTGATGAATGTCGCCTGGTGGAGCCGGTAAGCGTGTTGGGACACATCGAAGGAGAGGCGAAAATACTACGGAAAATCCATGCTGGTGATACCGTTCAGGTTTCTAGGGTGGTCGAGCCTTGGTAAATGAGGCGCAAGCCAATCAATTTTTACGCAACCAGGTTTGTATCGCCTGCACCTGATCGCTTGCCATCAATGCCGGCGCATGTCCCACGCCGGCAAACGAAATGGAGCGACAAAGCGGGTGGGTTGCCACCATGGTCTCGGCTACCGGCGCTGGGAGAACGTCCGAGTTTTCCCCGCGTAATATGAGCGTAGGACAGCGTACGGCGGCCCACACAGGCCACAGATCGATATCCGAGTGGGTGCTTGCGATGATCGATTTCGCAATCGCCGGATCGTATGCCAATCTGAATAGACCCTTTGCATCCCGCCAATGACCATGGATTGCAAGATGCCGCCACTGCCTATCTGTCAGGTCACCAAATGTTGCGTGTATGGTCCTCAGGCGATCCTCCAGGGCATCCAATGTCGCGAATGGTCCGGTGTCACCAACGTAGCTTGCGATACGCTCCAGTGCTTTGCCGGGAATCAGTGCGCCCACATCATTCAGAACGAGATGTTCGATCGGTGAATTTGGTTGTGCAGCCAGCATCATGCCGATCAGACCTCCCATCGATGTACCGATCCAATCCACCGACTCGCAGTCCAGGTGTGCTAAAAGCGCGGCACAAGTCTGCAGATAGACCGGGTATTGATAGTCTGCTGGATCTGACAAGGGTTCGCTCATGCCCCGGCCTGGCATGTCCGGGCAAATGACCCAACATTCGTTTGCCAGTACGCTGGCCAGAGTATCGAAGTCGCGTCCATTTCGGGTTAATCCATGAAGGCAGATCACTGTTCGCGATGCCTCTCTAGTTCCCCATGATGTGTAAGCCACGCGGTGGAATCCATGCGGGCTCAGGGCAAGGAAACTCTGCTCTTTCATTTCTCCTCGGCCCTGCTGATTGAAGTGGCGAGGATCCGGCGCGTTCTCGGACCATCGAACTCAGCAAGGAATATCCCCTGCCAGGTGCCAAGTTGCAGTCTCGTATGTTCTACAGGGATGGTAAGCGTGCAACCGGTCAGGATGCTTCGCAAATGCGCCGCGGTGTTTCCTTCAGCATGGCGGTCCTCACTGTCGTGCCAAGGTATGAGTGTTTCGAGCCGACGCAGGATATCGAGACAGACATCAGGGTCGGCGTTTTCGTTTATCATCAGACCGCAGGTTGTATGCTGAACTATAAGATGAACGACTCCATCAACCAGACCCAATTGCTCGACCGCCCGTTGGATCTGGCGCGTGACGGGTACCAGGGCTTGGTGTTGGGGTGTGGGTATTTCAATCGACAAGGATGGGTGAGGCATGGTGAAGAAAACTCGATTTGAGATCCGTAATTCGTGCAGTTTGGCTTGTTGGGCGCTGTCGCGCAATGTTGCGCGTGCCATGGTGGTGCTGCTTCTCAGCACCGCAGGGGTTGGTGCCCACGCGGGAAAACCCGTGGTCGAGTATGTGGAGATGGAGAAAGGGGCTGGCGGCTGGACCGTCAGTGTAACAGTGCGTCATGCAGATACCGGGTGGGATCACTACGCGGATGCGTGGCGAATAGTGGGCCCCGATAACAAGGTGATCGGTACCCGCACCCTTTATCACCCTCACGAAACGGAACAACCTTTCACGCGCAGCTTATCCGGTGTGGTGATACCACCCGCTGTCACGATGATTGAGATTCAGGCGCATGACAAAGTACATGGCTGGGGATCGGGAGTGCGGGTCGATCTCGCGCAGGAGGAGGGTGCTGAGTTTCGTATCAGGCGCAGCAATTAACCCCTTGCAGCCAGCGCTGATAGAGTACGCGCGCGATTTGTTGCAGAGATTGGGTGCGCTGTTCGACATCCCGCACGAGTTCCTGAGCGCTCTGGATGCTGGCGGAAGGTTGTTTGAGTTCATCACGATAGAGGTCGGCCCATTCGACTACCATGGCTGCCGTCATTTCGATGTGGCATTGCAATGCCAGGGTGTTGCCTGTAACGAAGCCTTGGTGGGGACAGAAATCACTCTCCAGAATTGGCGTTGATCCGGCTGGAATAGAGAAGGTTTCGCCGTGCCAATGAAATGCGACAAACTCCTGAGGCAGATCCCGCAACCAATCGCCAGCGACCTCTTCGGCATTGCCACGCACCGGCAACCAGCCAATCTCTGTCACCGGATTGGCGCTAACCCGCCCACCCAGCGCTTTACTGATCAATTGACCACCGAGACAATGCCCGAGTACTGGGATATCCTCGGCAACAGCAAGGCGAATCAGGCGGCACTCCTGATCGATCCACGGCAATGGATCGTTCACACTCATGGGGCCGCCCATGAACACCAGGCCTGATACATCGGCAATGGACGGGGGGATGGGGTGATTCTTGTCGATCGCGATGATTTCGTAGGGAACAGCGAGTTCATCAAGGACATCGGCGAGAAATCCCGGGCCCTCACATTCGATATGACGAAAGATTCGAACGGGTTTCATAACGACTCCGCTGCAGGTGGGGCATAGTGGATATCATGAACCTAAGCTATTGGAAAGCTCCGCTTTTAGCTATGCTGCTTGGCGCCAGCGCGCATGGATGGGCTGTTGAGCGGATTCATGTCGTAGGTCTGTTCAAGGACAAGGTTGTGGTGCGCATCGATGGACAGCAGCGGCTCTTGAGGGTGGGTCAGGCAAGCCCTGAAGGTGTCAAGCTGATTAGTTCCGACAGCCGGACCGCCGTTCTCGAGATTGACGGCAAGGCGGTTGAATTCACTTTGGATCGGGGGATTGGCGGCAGCTACCAGCGTCCCGACGATGGCCCGCAAGTGCGTATCTATCGTAATCCTCGCGGCATGTTTACGACCGTGGGAACAATCAACGGGACACCTGTTAACTTTCTCGTCGACACGGGGGCGACCCAGGTTGCGATGAATGCCACTATGGCACGCCGACTCGGGGTGGATTTTCGGGTTGATGGCGACCCGGCGGCGGTCAGCACTGCCTCGGGATACGCCCGTGGATATCGCGTGAAATTGAAC from Pseudomonadota bacterium includes:
- a CDS encoding alpha/beta hydrolase, coding for MKEQSFLALSPHGFHRVAYTSWGTREASRTVICLHGLTRNGRDFDTLASVLANECWVICPDMPGRGMSEPLSDPADYQYPVYLQTCAALLAHLDCESVDWIGTSMGGLIGMMLAAQPNSPIEHLVLNDVGALIPGKALERIASYVGDTGPFATLDALEDRLRTIHATFGDLTDRQWRHLAIHGHWRDAKGLFRLAYDPAIAKSIIASTHSDIDLWPVWAAVRCPTLILRGENSDVLPAPVAETMVATHPLCRSISFAGVGHAPALMASDQVQAIQTWLRKN
- a CDS encoding YjbQ family protein, which translates into the protein MPHPSLSIEIPTPQHQALVPVTRQIQRAVEQLGLVDGVVHLIVQHTTCGLMINENADPDVCLDILRRLETLIPWHDSEDRHAEGNTAAHLRSILTGCTLTIPVEHTRLQLGTWQGIFLAEFDGPRTRRILATSISRAEEK
- a CDS encoding type 1 glutamine amidotransferase, producing MKPVRIFRHIECEGPGFLADVLDELAVPYEIIAIDKNHPIPPSIADVSGLVFMGGPMSVNDPLPWIDQECRLIRLAVAEDIPVLGHCLGGQLISKALGGRVSANPVTEIGWLPVRGNAEEVAGDWLRDLPQEFVAFHWHGETFSIPAGSTPILESDFCPHQGFVTGNTLALQCHIEMTAAMVVEWADLYRDELKQPSASIQSAQELVRDVEQRTQSLQQIARVLYQRWLQGVNCCA
- a CDS encoding TIGR02281 family clan AA aspartic protease — encoded protein: MNLSYWKAPLLAMLLGASAHGWAVERIHVVGLFKDKVVVRIDGQQRLLRVGQASPEGVKLISSDSRTAVLEIDGKAVEFTLDRGIGGSYQRPDDGPQVRIYRNPRGMFTTVGTINGTPVNFLVDTGATQVAMNATMARRLGVDFRVDGDPAAVSTASGYARGYRVKLNSVKVGSIELLNVDAMVLDIDHPMDVLLGMSFLGRLEMINSSETLVLKKKF